In Bacteroides cellulosilyticus, the genomic stretch AAACAGTTCGTGAAAACGCTTCACGTGTTCCCTTGCTTCAACCGGACGGTTTTGTGTCAAGTCTTGTGATAACGCAAGCATCAACGATTTGCCACCGTCCAGCACATAAATCTTCTGCCGTTGCGCTTCGGCAAACGTATAGGAGTTCCAAACGGCATAACCCGTTATCAGGGTACACATAACGACAAACACGATACCGAAAAGCCGTATCTGTTTGAAACTGGTTTCAATGTTCTTTAAACTTTTAAATTCCATCTTGATTTTTATTTATTGGTTACTTTTGATTAGTTTACCACCGACCCTGCCGCCAGCGTTCCCGGTTGCTGCACCTGCTACCGCACCGACACCGCTACCTGTTTTGTTAGCCGCACTGTTTATATTCCGGCTCATGTTGCCCATTCCGCCCGCCTGAATAATCCAGTTCGATACGGTGGGAATTGTGAAGTAACCGATGATACCGATTATCATAAAAATTATGTACACTGAATTGCTGCTATCGGGTACGAAATTGGGGTCTGATAGCTCCTGAATATCCTTTTGGAGCATAAGTACCTGTATTCGGGCAAGTATGGAACTGAACAGGTCTGAAACGGGCAGCCACAGGTAAACGGAAATATACCTTGTTATCCATTGGGTCAGTGTCGCCTGAAAGCCATCATATACACTGATGGCAAAGGCTATCGGACCCAGTATGGCAAGGACAATCAAGAAAAAGGTTCGGATAGTGTCTATCACAAGGGCTGCCGATTGAAAGAGCAGTTCCAAAAGTTCCCTGAACCAATCCCGGACGGATTGCTTAATATTGTGGGCTGCCCTATCCATGTACATACCACCCATTGTGGCAATATCTTTGGCAGACCATCCCAATTCGTCAATCTGTTTATCAAATGCTTCATCCGAAACAAGGTAAGCCGTTTCCGGATTGCGCACCATCGCTTCATATTCCAGTTTGTCCTTTTGTTCCCGGTAGGCGTTCATATCGAAAGTTTGCGTTTCGAGCATATTGTTACACCCCTTGACTACTGGCGACATAACGCTGTTAATCGTACCCAGTACAAAAGTGGGAAAGAACATAATACAGAAACCAATCACAAAAGGACGGAGCAAAGGGTAAACGTCTATCGGTTCGGCACTGGCGAGCGACTGCCATACTTTGGCAGCCACATAGAACAAAGCCCCCAGTCCCGCTATTCCTTTGGCTACCCCCGCCATGTTCCCGCATAAAGGCATCATGTCCGTGTACAGACTTCGTAAAATCTGATGCAGGTTATCAAATTCGATTGCTAATAACATACTTATCTGTTTTTTAGAAGTTACCAGTAACGTTCATCCGCCGAACCATACAAAGCCATTACCCGGTCGGTGTCCTTTTTCTTTTTCGCCCGCAGGTAGGAAACAGAAATATTCTTACGGGTGTAGTAACTCACCAAATCCCGGTAGTTCTTGATGGAGTTATACGTCCGGTCGATAACGTCCATCCGTTCTTTATCGGACATGGAAAGCCCGTTGATGTTCACCACGCTTTTCATTTCTTCCAGCACATCGGAACTTTCCTGCAACAGTTGGGTATATCCGTAGGCAATCGCCGAAAGCTCGTCCGGCGTATAGTTTTCATCCGAAAGCATCTTCTGAAAACTGTTCACATAGATGTCGGAAATCTCACCGATAAGCAGGATAGACTTCTGTACTTTCCGGGCATCTTTGACAAGGTTATGCACTGATTTTAAGGCATCGTAGTACTCCTTGCCTTGATTGTACAGCTTTACTGTTTCCTGAAAATTCTTTATCATTGTTTGGGCTGTGGAGGACGTTTGAACGATATTCTTTGACGCATTGATAATCCCTTGCGCCAAGTTGCCGGGGTCACTCACCACCCATTGTGCGTTTAACTTTCCGGCAAAAAGGCTGCATATTACAAGCAGCATTATAATCTTTGTTCTCATACGCTTACTTCTTTATTGGTTGTTTACTCCGTTTGTATTCTCCACCGGGTGAAAGCAGAATCCGGTCGTTCTCTTTGTCATAGGTCAGCAGGACGGAAAGCCCCGTTTCGATGAACAGGTTTCCGTCCTGTTCTGAAATCTGATAGGTTTCCGTTTGGATAGTCCCCCGGTAGGTCATTTTGCGGGTCGTTACCCTATAATGCCCGTTTTTTTCAAAGAGAGAGAACGCAGGACGGTTTTTCACGCTTTCCCAGTCACCACGCATCGCCCTAAGACGGTCGGTGTTCGTTTCCTTACAGGAAGAAAGCCCCAGTAACAAAGTGCATAACAGCACCGGAAACAGGAATTTTAAATGTTTCATACTGATTGATTTTTAAATTGTTAGTTGATTATTTTTCGGGATTGCGCTTGCTTTCGGCAAGCCGTTTGATAGCCAGTTCGAGATTACCGCCCAACTTTTCGGACAAGGCGAATAGTTCCATCTTTTCCGTTTCTTCGGTGGTGTATGTAAAATATTCGTCCAAACTCACTTCGGTAGCATATACGGCTGATTGTGTACCGCCTAAGCCTATCCAAACTTCCTTGTATTTCCGGTTCGGATGATTGGCAAGGTTGATGGAAAGCACCTGTGAACGTTCCTTATCGGTCAGTCCCAAAAGGTTCTGTATGCTATCGAATTTATTAAGGTATTTCCTTTGGTCGAGCAGTATCTTACAATCCGAATTGTTTATAATGCTCTCTTTTACAATGGGAGAAGATATAATATCTTCGACCTCTTGGGTAACTACAATCGCTTCGCCGAAATACTTTCTAACGGTTTTGTATAAATATTTTATGTAGTCCGCCATGTTCGCCGATGCAATCGCTTTCCATGCTTCTTCTATCAATATTAATTTCCTGATACCCTTTAATTTACGCATCTTGTTAATGAAAACTTCCATAATGATAATGGTTGTAATCGGAAATAAAATTTTGTGGTCTTTGATATTATCCAACTCAAAGACAATGAAGCGTTTATGCAGCAAATCAAGTTCCTTGTCGGAGTTCAGCAGGTAGTCGTATTCGCCCCCTTTATAGTAAGGTTCTAATACATTCAGGAAATTGTCTATATCGAAATCCTTTTCCCGGACGTTCTTTTCTTGCAGGTGCACCCGGTAATCGGTTTTCACATACTCGTAGAACGTATTGAAGCAGGGAGTAACTGAACTGTCCTTAGTAATCAGTTCGATATAGGAACTTACAGCGTTCGACAAAGCCACTTCTTCCGCCCGTGTGGGTGCTTCATCATCCCTTTTCCACAGGGTCAGGATAAGCGTTTTGATACTTTCCTTTTTCTCGATGTCAAATATCCCATCTTCAACATAGAAAGGATTAAACGCTATCGGGTTTTCAGTGGTATAGGTAAAATATATCCCATCTTCCCCGTGCGTTTTCCGGTTTATCATTTCACACAGCCCCAAATAACTGTTTCCGGTATCAACCAACAGGACGTGCGCATTTTGTTCGTAATACTGGCGCACCATGTGGTTGGTAAAAAATGACTTGCCGCTACCACTCGGCCCAAGTATGAACTTGTTGCGATTGGTAATGATACCTTTTTTCATGGGCAGGTCTGATATGTCGATGTGCAACGGCTTTCCCGTGACCCTATCCACCATCTTGATGCCAAAGGGAGAAAGCGAACTTTTGTAGTTCGTTTCTTCGGTGAACAGGCAAAGAGCCTGTTCAATAAAGGTGTAGAAACTTTCTTCCGCCGGGAAGTCCGCCTGATTACCGGGTATGCCCGCCCAAAACAGGGTCGGCGTGTCGGTGGTGTTGTGGCGTGGCTTGCACTCCATAAGTGCGAGCTGTGCCCCCACATCATTTTTAATGTGCTTCAATTCGTCCCGGTCGTCACTCCAAGCCATGATATTACAATGGCATCGCACGGAGATAAGCCCCTGTGAATGTGCTTCGTTCAAATATTCCTCTATCCAAGACTTGTTAATCTGATTGGCACGACTGTATTTGGAAAGGGAGTGCATATTGCGAGCCATCTTTTCAAACTGTTTCAGGTTCTCCGTATGGTCGTCAATGAAGATGTACTGGTTATATATATGGTTACAGGAGAGCAGCACGCCCACCGGAGAAGCAAAAGATAACCTGCAATCGCTCCGGTCGGTGGATAGCTTTTCATAGCGGGTGTCAGTCCCTACTTTTCCCGGCATATCTTCCGCATCCGAAAGGGTATGCAAACAAAGAATATCATCGCCAATCTTCATTTCGTCAGCACCCAGCGAAATATCTTTCAGTGTGGTGGTATCGGTCTGTGAGAGTGAAAAGTATTTTTCCACGATACCCGCCGTTTCCTTTGTTCCGGTGATTTCGTCCGAGTTCAGGCGGGTAAGGGTAATGAAACCGCTATCGTTCATAATGCTTTCAAACTGCCCCACCGCTTCGAGGAACTTTGTAACGGTTTCCCTGTCCTTTATCTCTTTGGGGACAAGGAAGCCCCGGCAAAGGGTGGAGAAATTACTCTGCATCCGGCTACGTTCCTTTGTCGTTTTCGTCAGAAACAAATAGCAGGTATGGTTTAAGAACGGTCTTTCATTAAAATGCCGTTCAAAGGAACGGGAAAGGAAACTCAAATCATCCTTTTGGATGTCAGGCGCATAGTTCTCTTTGATGAACCAGTCCTGTTTATGTACGATGCTGTAATCGGGCAGCACCTTGACTGCTTTGTTCCAAGCGGAATGTATCGCTTCGTATTCAGCAGCCGTGACGGTGAACAGTTCGGGCAGTTCCACCCTGAACGCCACTGTTATATCGGCATCTTTGGAAACGATGCAGCCGTTTTCCACCGTGAACAGTGGAAACTTGTTTTCCAGCGTGGTAGCTTTTAATATATTTCTCATTTCGATGCTTGTTTCTGATTTTTAGTGAATAATCGGGATATGGCTTTTCGGTTGATGATATGGAAAGGGTGGCTTTTGCGTGCGGACAATTTCATTAACCCGTGTGTCCCGTACTTTTCGTTTAACCGGAATGTGAGCCATACAAGCAGCGTTGCCGAAGTAACGCCGAAGATGATGCACACCCACTGGTTAATGCCTACCATGTACATGATGATGAAAAGCACGAACAGGGCTAACAGTCCGCCCGCAAAAATGAAAAGATATTGACTTCTCAACCCCCGAAACTCAACTGGCTTGCCTATTCCCCTGTTAATCGGATAGTCTGCCATAGTCCATTTATTTAGAGGAAGAATGAACGTAGGATGGTGGCAGCGACTATCAGGAAGATACAAGCACCGAACCACGAAGCCGCCGTTTTGCTCGTATCGGGGTCACCCGAAGAAAATTTGCCATATACTTTCACGCCACCAATCAAGCCTACCACCGCACCGATGGCGTAAATTAATTTTGTCGCCGGGTCAAAATAGGATGTTACCATGTTGGTAGCTTCTGTAATACCCGCCATGCCGTTACCTTGTGCAAACGTAGCGGATGCAGCCAATAGAGCGACTGCTGAAAAGAGAACTTTCTTTTTCATTATAAATACATTGATTTTTTAATTGCCGGACGGGTGGATAGTCCGCCCGGCGGAGTGATTAATAATTGATTTTTGTGGTTGCGGGGAGTGTTCCCCATGTTCGGAAAGGTCTGTCTTAACCGTAATCTCTTTGTTTCATCATCTTATTATTTAAAGTTTACCATTAAAGAAAATCGTTCATGTCAAAGTCTGCCATTTCATTACTTCCGGCAGCCGGGACGGTGGCGGGCATGGGTATCTCATGCTTTTGTAAAAGTTCCGCCACCCGTGACCTGCCCCCGTTAATCTGCTCCACCAGCGAATGAAACAGGTTTGTTTCCGTCCGGCAGATGGTTTGAACCGCTTGCCGTTCTTCCGTTTCGGACGCTTGTTTTATCTGAATGACCTGTACCATTTGCGCCAGCTCACCCAGCGTGATACCCTGTGCCATTTCCGGTTCACCGTTACCCATGTAGCAGGCGATTTCTTCCGCTTCGATTTCATCCGCCGAAACGTCCGTTTCTTCCGTATTTTCCGTTTCAAATTCCATTTCAAATTCGGTTTCAATCGCTTGTAGGGTATCGGTATTTTCATCTTCCACCTGTTTGTTATCAGGCGTTTCTTCCACCGCTTCATCGCTTTGCGGGGCAAATATAGAAGCATTATCCACCCCTTTTGAAAGGTGTCCTAAGATGTCCCCGTTTGTCCTCATTTGTCCCACCCGGTAACGGCTTGCACCTACAAGACAATCACCGTTTCCGGCTTTCACGGTCGGTTTGCTTTTGGGCTGCTCCGGCTGCTTTTTCCCACCCGTGAACCATGTTCCCAAGCTATCCCTGTATCGCCATAAGAGAACGGCGTAATACAGGAGTGTTCCGATAATAAACCATTTCAACATATCAGAACGGCTTTTCAAATTTGCTTTCGTACAGTTCGTTTATCTCGTCCTGAAACTGCTCGAAATGCCGAAGCAGGATATTTTCTACATAGCTGCTCACGGTTGCCTTGCGTCCGCCAATAACAGTTACTATTTTCATTAGCTTTTCGTGGGTGGTACGGCTGACATATAACGGTTGGCGGTCGGTCAAGTCCACCCGCATGAAATAGGTTTCCCGGTAATCGCCCGGAGTGTTCTTTTTCCGGCGGGCAGGTTCTTTCACCGCCTTTTCTTCCTTAGGTTCTGCCTTGATTTCTTCCTTATTCACTGTTTCCGGCTTATCCGGTGTTTCCACCGCCACCGATGGCATTTCCTGTTTTTTCACGGGCAAGCCCTGTGAAATAATCTCTTTCATAAAATCCTCGTCTATTTGCGGTTTCCCGCCGCTTTGCTTTGCCATATCGTTACAGTTTTATAAGGTATGCGATTTCGGTTATCAGTTCTTCCATGTTGCTGCCCTTTACCAGCCGTTTGTCCGCCGGGAACAGCGTAGAACGGAACACGGTTTTACGCTGTGCGTCCAGTTCCTTTTTAAACCTTTTGGTGTCCGGGATAAATACTTTCATAAGGGGTAATTCCAGTTCCCCGATGGTCTGTTCATACAGGGTGTACAGGTCTGTTTTTTCCCGCCCATCTACCATGTTCCAAAACAGGTGCAGCCCTTTCAGTCGGCACGCTTCATTCCTTACCAGCAGTTTGTCGATAGCCACCGCAAAGGAAAGGCTGCTTTCCAATACCACCCGGTCGGCGGCTATGGGAGTGAAAATGTAGTCCACCCCTGAAAGCGAATTGATAACGCCCTCACTGTTCACCGTTCCGGGCAGGTCGAAAAAGACCACATCATAATCCGACCCGGCAGACGCAAGAAATTCATCCGCCGTTTTTATCGCTTCGTCCGGCGAACTGCATAAGACCGGGTACGCTTTCTTTCCCAGCGTCTTGAACTGGTGAAAGGCAAGCTGTTTGTAATAATCGTCACCGTTTACTTGTTCGGCATCCCGTTTGCGCATGGCACTGATACTGTGCTGCGGGTAATCGCAATCCACGACCGCCACGTTATACCCTTTGAGATAATACAGATAACTTGCCACCAAAACGGTGAACGTTGTTTTGCCGACCCCGCCCTTTTGGGTGGAGAAAGCTACATACAAGGTTTCTTTCTTCATTGTAATAATTCTTTTTTGTGATACATCTTTATTTCATTCCATCCGTAGAGATTGACGGATGGTTTTCTTTCGTTCCATGTTGAAAGCACGAAAGAGAGCATGACTTCTTTTTCACTTTCCTTGTTTCTTGCTATCTTTCTGCAAAGACAGCCTGTTCGCTTTCTTGCTTCTTTGTTTTCATTCATTCCACAAAGACAGCTTGTTTTCTTTGCAGACAGTTTGCTTTCCCGATTGAAAGCCTGTTTCCTTTCAATCATTCCATCCGGTTTGCTTTCTTGCTTTCTTGAAAGATTGTAATCTTGAAATCTTGTTTTCAAGTTTTCAAAACCGCTTTCTTTCCGTCTGCTTTCCGTTACATATATCCATCTATCCATATTGCTTTCTTTCTTAAATCCGGGACAAATAAACGTAGAAAAGCAACCCCTTTTGAAAGGTGTCCTCAAATGTCCCCGTTTGTCCTCATTTGTCCTATAACCCGCTATTTCACAGCATTTTTAATACCCGTTACTTTGCAACCGAAAGGTATCGGTCAGGCTAACCAAGCCCCCGCCACCGGGAGCGTTCCAATATCCGCTAACCCCAATCCGTCCGTAGGCGGATTTTTATTTGCACTGGCAAATAGCAAGGTGTGTTCTAAGCAGCTTGAAATTCTTTCAGCAGCTTTGAACGCCTTGCCCGGACGAAGCCGGGATAGGGTCACTCCGAAGTCGTAACCCTTTAAAAAAAATGTAGCATGAAACAGAAAAATGAAAATGCGCCCCATCCGGGTGGCGCAGGACGAAAGCCCAAAGCAGACCCGGCAGTGTTCCGGTACTCTATCAGCTTCAATGCGATAGACCACGCCCGCTTTTTGGCATTGTTCGACCAGTCCGGTATGCGCACGAAAGCGCATTTTATCACCGCCCGTATCTTCGGAGAACCGTTCAAAGTGATTAAAATAGACAAGGCGGCGGTAGAATATTATACCCGGCTGACCGCTTTATATTCCCAGTACAGGGGTATCGCCGTGAATTATAATCAGGTGGTAAAGGCTCTCAATACCAATTTCTCAGAGAAGAAAGCTCTCGCTTTTCTCTATAAACTGGAAAAGGCAACGATAGAACTTGCCGACTTGAACCGCCAAATTATTGAACTGACCCGTGAATTTGAAACAAGATGGTTGCAAAGATAAGCGTAGGCAGTTCCCTGTTCGGTGCGCTATCCTACAACCAAAACAAGGTGGATGAAGAGCAGGGAAAGGTACTTTTAAGCAACCGTATGTTTGAAAGCGAGGACGGAAATTTCAGCATCCGGCGATGTATGGAATGTTTCGATATGCACCTGCCCGCAGACCTGAAAACGGAAAAGCCGATTATCCATATCTCCCTGAACCCGCACCCGGACGATGTACTTTCTGATAGCCAGTTGGCGGATATTGCCAAAGAGTATATGGATAAGTTGGGGTACGGCAACCAGCCGTATATGGTTTACAAGCACGAAGATATTGCAAGGCATCATATACATATCGTTTCCATCCGGGTAGATGATACAGGCAAAAAGATAAATGACAAGTTCGAGCATATCCGTAGCAAACAAATCACCCGTGAACTGGAACAGAAGTACGGTCTGCATCCGGCAGAGAAGAAACAGGCAGCCGACCGCCCCGAACTTAAAAAGGTGGACTACCGGGCAGGGGACGTAAAGCACCAGTTATCCAATACGGTGAAAGCCCTTGCCAGCAGTTACCGTTTCCAGAGTTTCACGGAATACAAAGCGTTGCTATCTATATATAATGTACAGGCGGAAGAAGTGAAAGGGGAAGTGAACGGAAAACCCTATAACGGCATTGTCTATTCGGCGACCAATGACAAGGGAGAAAAGCAGGGAAATCCGTTCAAATCTTCCTCTTTGGGAAAGTCGGTAGGTTACGAAGTCATCCAAAGACACATCAAGAAATCGGCAAAAGACATTCAGGACAAGAACCTGAAAGAGCGTACCCGCCGGACGGTTGGGGCAGTAATGAAATCCGCCCGTAGCCGGGAACAGCTTATTACGGAATTGAAAGCGAAAGGCATAGATGTTCTTTTCCGGCAGAACGATACAGGCAGGATATACGGTGTAACATTCATCGACCACGAAAACCGTACCGTCCTAAACGGTTCACGGTTGGGCAAGGACTTTTCCGCCAATGTGTTCAATGACCTGTTTTCCGGCTCCCGTACTTTGACGGGAAACAGTAAACAGGAAACGCAGGAGCAAAAACCGGAATATAACCTGACCGGACACCTTGAAAATACAGGAAAAACCATTGCGGGACTGTTCAGCCTGTTATCCGGTGGGGACGATACGCCACCCGACAACAGCCAAGTTCCACCACCCAAGAAGAAAAAGAAGAAG encodes the following:
- the traJ gene encoding conjugative transposon protein TraJ — translated: MLLAIEFDNLHQILRSLYTDMMPLCGNMAGVAKGIAGLGALFYVAAKVWQSLASAEPIDVYPLLRPFVIGFCIMFFPTFVLGTINSVMSPVVKGCNNMLETQTFDMNAYREQKDKLEYEAMVRNPETAYLVSDEAFDKQIDELGWSAKDIATMGGMYMDRAAHNIKQSVRDWFRELLELLFQSAALVIDTIRTFFLIVLAILGPIAFAISVYDGFQATLTQWITRYISVYLWLPVSDLFSSILARIQVLMLQKDIQELSDPNFVPDSSNSVYIIFMIIGIIGYFTIPTVSNWIIQAGGMGNMSRNINSAANKTGSGVGAVAGAATGNAGGRVGGKLIKSNQ
- a CDS encoding DUF4141 domain-containing protein; translated protein: MRTKIIMLLVICSLFAGKLNAQWVVSDPGNLAQGIINASKNIVQTSSTAQTMIKNFQETVKLYNQGKEYYDALKSVHNLVKDARKVQKSILLIGEISDIYVNSFQKMLSDENYTPDELSAIAYGYTQLLQESSDVLEEMKSVVNINGLSMSDKERMDVIDRTYNSIKNYRDLVSYYTRKNISVSYLRAKKKKDTDRVMALYGSADERYW
- a CDS encoding DUF3876 domain-containing protein, translated to MKHLKFLFPVLLCTLLLGLSSCKETNTDRLRAMRGDWESVKNRPAFSLFEKNGHYRVTTRKMTYRGTIQTETYQISEQDGNLFIETGLSVLLTYDKENDRILLSPGGEYKRSKQPIKK
- a CDS encoding TraG family conjugative transposon ATPase — its product is MRNILKATTLENKFPLFTVENGCIVSKDADITVAFRVELPELFTVTAAEYEAIHSAWNKAVKVLPDYSIVHKQDWFIKENYAPDIQKDDLSFLSRSFERHFNERPFLNHTCYLFLTKTTKERSRMQSNFSTLCRGFLVPKEIKDRETVTKFLEAVGQFESIMNDSGFITLTRLNSDEITGTKETAGIVEKYFSLSQTDTTTLKDISLGADEMKIGDDILCLHTLSDAEDMPGKVGTDTRYEKLSTDRSDCRLSFASPVGVLLSCNHIYNQYIFIDDHTENLKQFEKMARNMHSLSKYSRANQINKSWIEEYLNEAHSQGLISVRCHCNIMAWSDDRDELKHIKNDVGAQLALMECKPRHNTTDTPTLFWAGIPGNQADFPAEESFYTFIEQALCLFTEETNYKSSLSPFGIKMVDRVTGKPLHIDISDLPMKKGIITNRNKFILGPSGSGKSFFTNHMVRQYYEQNAHVLLVDTGNSYLGLCEMINRKTHGEDGIYFTYTTENPIAFNPFYVEDGIFDIEKKESIKTLILTLWKRDDEAPTRAEEVALSNAVSSYIELITKDSSVTPCFNTFYEYVKTDYRVHLQEKNVREKDFDIDNFLNVLEPYYKGGEYDYLLNSDKELDLLHKRFIVFELDNIKDHKILFPITTIIIMEVFINKMRKLKGIRKLILIEEAWKAIASANMADYIKYLYKTVRKYFGEAIVVTQEVEDIISSPIVKESIINNSDCKILLDQRKYLNKFDSIQNLLGLTDKERSQVLSINLANHPNRKYKEVWIGLGGTQSAVYATEVSLDEYFTYTTEETEKMELFALSEKLGGNLELAIKRLAESKRNPEK
- a CDS encoding DUF4133 domain-containing protein; translated protein: MADYPINRGIGKPVEFRGLRSQYLFIFAGGLLALFVLFIIMYMVGINQWVCIIFGVTSATLLVWLTFRLNEKYGTHGLMKLSARKSHPFHIINRKAISRLFTKNQKQASK
- a CDS encoding DUF4134 domain-containing protein; amino-acid sequence: MKKKVLFSAVALLAASATFAQGNGMAGITEATNMVTSYFDPATKLIYAIGAVVGLIGGVKVYGKFSSGDPDTSKTAASWFGACIFLIVAATILRSFFL
- a CDS encoding DUF3408 domain-containing protein — encoded protein: MAKQSGGKPQIDEDFMKEIISQGLPVKKQEMPSVAVETPDKPETVNKEEIKAEPKEEKAVKEPARRKKNTPGDYRETYFMRVDLTDRQPLYVSRTTHEKLMKIVTVIGGRKATVSSYVENILLRHFEQFQDEINELYESKFEKPF
- a CDS encoding ParA family protein, with product MKKETLYVAFSTQKGGVGKTTFTVLVASYLYYLKGYNVAVVDCDYPQHSISAMRKRDAEQVNGDDYYKQLAFHQFKTLGKKAYPVLCSSPDEAIKTADEFLASAGSDYDVVFFDLPGTVNSEGVINSLSGVDYIFTPIAADRVVLESSLSFAVAIDKLLVRNEACRLKGLHLFWNMVDGREKTDLYTLYEQTIGELELPLMKVFIPDTKRFKKELDAQRKTVFRSTLFPADKRLVKGSNMEELITEIAYLIKL
- the mobA gene encoding conjugal transfer protein MobA produces the protein MKQKNENAPHPGGAGRKPKADPAVFRYSISFNAIDHARFLALFDQSGMRTKAHFITARIFGEPFKVIKIDKAAVEYYTRLTALYSQYRGIAVNYNQVVKALNTNFSEKKALAFLYKLEKATIELADLNRQIIELTREFETRWLQR
- the mobB gene encoding conjugal transfer protein MobB — its product is MVAKISVGSSLFGALSYNQNKVDEEQGKVLLSNRMFESEDGNFSIRRCMECFDMHLPADLKTEKPIIHISLNPHPDDVLSDSQLADIAKEYMDKLGYGNQPYMVYKHEDIARHHIHIVSIRVDDTGKKINDKFEHIRSKQITRELEQKYGLHPAEKKQAADRPELKKVDYRAGDVKHQLSNTVKALASSYRFQSFTEYKALLSIYNVQAEEVKGEVNGKPYNGIVYSATNDKGEKQGNPFKSSSLGKSVGYEVIQRHIKKSAKDIQDKNLKERTRRTVGAVMKSARSREQLITELKAKGIDVLFRQNDTGRIYGVTFIDHENRTVLNGSRLGKDFSANVFNDLFSGSRTLTGNSKQETQEQKPEYNLTGHLENTGKTIAGLFSLLSGGDDTPPDNSQVPPPKKKKKKKQRRI